The genomic DNA CACGCTCTATACTTTTAAAAACTCTTGCTACCTTTAAGACATGGGTTATGCTTTTCTTTACTTCATGAAAATCCATGTCCGCTGCCGGCTTTCTCGCAATGATTACATAATCGTTGCCACTATGTATTTGTTCTTTCAATTCCAAAAAGGCCTGGCGAATATATCTCTTAATGCGATTTCTGGTTACGGCATTTCCAATCTTTTTACTGACAGAAAGCCCGATGCGGAAATAAGGCTGATCTGTTTTTTTTAAAACATAAACAATAAATTGCCGATTCGCAAAGGATTTTCCTTTTTGAAATACTTCCTGAAATTCTTTGTTTTTCTT from Bacillus methanolicus MGA3 includes the following:
- the rnpA gene encoding ribonuclease P protein component — translated: MKKKLRIKKNKEFQEVFQKGKSFANRQFIVYVLKKTDQPYFRIGLSVSKKIGNAVTRNRIKRYIRQAFLELKEQIHSGNDYVIIARKPAADMDFHEVKKSITHVLKVARVFKSIERGNNEKH